aacagaaaaaaatagTTGACGGAACATGTGGACATGTGATCTAGTTTCGAAAAACTCGTCACAAGAAAGTCAATgatgaaaacggatcatcgattgaattaataGTTTTATAagtaattttttttttgaattttaaacatgaaaaaaaatcttgatgacatcattgcatgcatgtaTGCATGCACATGCATGACAAAGAGAAAGGGGTTTGGCTGGGGAGCGATGTTTTGACTCTCGGAAGCATATGCTCTCGGGTGAATAGTAACGCAAAAAAagtattaaatgtttttaaaaaattctgtttttttgtaGATGATTGTATTATTGTCGCAAACATGCATGACAATTTTTGTGCGATAAGGAGCAGCGGTGTTTCGTCAGAAAAAACAAATTTAGGATGACATTTTAGGATAACTTTTGATGTTTAATTTGTTCTTTTGCACAAGTCAATTTTACCATTTTGCCTCAAAATTTACATGTACCACTTGGATGTGGCAATGTACACAAATAATTTTTGTcttattttttttttcatttttaaccttttctttttgGCCCCGGTTTGGCTGcagcatcaaaatgattttgtaaTGTAACCTGATTAATAGAGTAATGCCATTTTTTCATTAGCATGATGATTAGCTGAGCGCCGTACGGCAAGGCGTAGGTGTGGCGTTCGTTGCGTAGGCCCTGTTTGaatactctaactcggttagatgttagagttagattctaatcctaaactaactctaaccaaagaggtgtttgaatgaaagggttagattgtcaataaaTGAACCTTTTTCAATCATTTGACTCCTTTATCAAggatttggtgtggtggaggtagAGAGAAAATTAACATTTTATGGGCCCAACCCAACTCTAACCCAAATAAACACCTCTTGGGTGTGTTAGTTTTTTTaaatgggttagatgcatctaaccaactctaaccatCCTGTTTTGGGTTAGATTGGTCTAATCTAACTCATCGATCAAACAGGACCGTAGTGTTGTACTTCTGTTTTTTGAGCAGGTTTGAGCAGGTTATTAAAGTTGACAGACGTGTCCACTACTACTACACCTTCCCGTCTCCGTCGCCTTAACTAAAAGATGAGATGGCTTTTGCAATGGACTAGTGGCATttgacaacaccaccatcaccaatcTCTAGATCCAGCCAAGATGAACGATCTGATGACGGACTCCTTCGTCGGCGCCGCTGCAGCAGCGCCCCAGGCGAAGAGGCAGCAAGACGGCGGGTCTGCCGCCGGCGTCGACAAGCTGCAGGCGTTCTTGGCGGAGGCAGAGGCGGCCAAGAACGAGATGACCGCGCTGCGCAACGAGCTTTCCCAGCTGCAGTCCGCGCACGAGGCTTCCAAGTCCCTCCTCCGCCCCGGCGCGCCCCGCGCCGCCACGCAGGCCGCGCTCGTCCGCCTCCTAGGCTCCGCCCGCCGCCTCCGCGCCCGCCTTGCATCCATGGACCGCCGCGCCCCGGCGCCCGCTGCACACGCCACCGCGGGCCTCCGCGGCCGACTCCAGGACCTCACTGCCGGGGTCCAGACCCTCCGGCGTCAGGTCTCCGCCGAGCGCCGTGGCGACGCGGCCCGCTGCTACCTCGCCGTGGCCGGCGAGGCCCCCACCGAGGACCAGCTGGATCGACTCGTGGCAAGCGGCAGTGCGGGCGCCAACGACGCCGACGAGGCGATGCGGGCGGCCATGCTGTCGTCCTCCGAGGTCGAGAAGGTGGAGGGTGGGCTCTTGGAGCTGCAGCAGCTGTTTCTTGACATGGCCGCGCTGGTTGAGTCCCAGGGCCCGCTCTTGGAGGACGTTGAGCGGCATGTCGCAGCGGCAGCGGAGGACGTCGGGGCGGCCGAGGGGGAGCTGCGAGAGGCCCAGCGGCTCCAGGGCGCCGCGCGGCGGAGGAGAATGTGGTTGGGCGGGGGGCTCGCGGCGCTGCTGCTGGTTGCCCTCGCCGTGGCGGCCGTCGTGGTGGCTCTCGCTCTGTCGCGGCGCAAGGGCGGCAGCGTGCAGCTCGCCGGTGCCGCCATGTCTGGCTTTGGGGAATTTGCTGGTGTAGGTGTGTTTCGTTTTCCTGGGTTGTGAACTTGTGATGCGCCAGCGTGGCCGCGTTCACTTTTTCGGTTGGGGAGTGCCGCGCGCCGGGCGAAAGATCCACCAACCCAGTGAGTCCGCATCGTTTGGATCTATATACAACATTTTTTGTTTCGATGCAGCAAAAGTCGTGgtgatgcagcaattttttcaacggttgcaacaaaaaatatctacgtgatcgtaccaAAAAAACGAATATGATGGtgtgtggtagcaaaagtcaaacgccggttgtaacaaatatctacgtgaacgtgtatgcaacttttttaatgaacggttgtagcaaaaaagatGCCGGTTatggcaaaaattaacacggttgtagcaaaaataaaaaacatcgattgtaacgaaaaatccgacaaactgaagttgcaaccaaacgtatatgcagcttttttactagACAAATGTAGTAAAAAAACGCTTACAAcaaatatgacgctggttgcaacaaatttagacgaaaaatgttgcatccactTACCAGCGAAGCGCGCGCgtgcgaaaaatgttgcatgggccCATGCGCGCGAGGGAGCGACCGACGCGTCGGTTCGGCCTGCGTGTCGTATGGAAACGATTTCCTTTTCGGTTTGCACGGTCCGGTCTTTCCGAGTTTTCAAAAAATGGTCTTCCACAATTGATGACCGGAGTTATTTTGGTCTTTTCGATTTTTTAGTCCAACTCTTAGTCACGATCCTAAATGGTCCGTCCGAGTCACCGAACGAACACAAATCATGGCAAGTCGTCCGGAGTAACGAAGGTACTTATGTTTTTTGTGTGTCGCCAATCCATTCCCGGTTTAAATTTGAACTGATTTTGTATCGAAATGAACACATGTAGACAGACGAGACACGTGTCCTTGTCTTTCTTTGGCCTGTCTGTCGGGAACACAAGCCCATTTTCTTTCTCTTAGCGGCATGCTCGTCCCCTAGGCCCCCCGGTGCCGTCATAGCCACCGTAGCTAGTTTTCTAGCCGCCTCCTCGTCGTCTAGCCCGCCCGCCCCAAAACCACAACCACCCTCTAGTCATCGCCTCCCCATGCCCGCGTTTCAGAGGATTTCTTGTCGGTGTTTGTGGTGTTTTGTCGTAGCATTCAGTGACAAGGAAGCTACGAACACGTTCCGGTAAGCGCTACCAAAGTCGTCGTTCGCAGGCCGTCAACTCCAACCTACATGCTACGTGGGCGTGCTCTTCCCGACCGCTTCTCCAGCACGATCGCAAGGTATTCGAGAGTTTGCTCACAAGGTACCATGGACAATGGGGATGATTTTTCCCACAACTTCATTTGTTCGTCAGATAATTCGTCCGCAGATGACGAAGAGCTTGTGGTTGCTGCCTTGGTCGTCAATGACCACATTGCTAGGCAACGACCCCGGTAGAGGGGATCAATCCCGAGCCATGCTCCGGCCTTGAACCACAATAGGGAGAGCAGCCACGCCCTCCTCTATGTTGATTACTTTGAGAATTCCCCGCTCTTCAAACCACATCAATTCCACCGTCGCTTCGGGATGGCGAGACATGCGTTAAATCATactagggggggggggagagttgtATCATATGACCCGTACTTTGAGTGCAAAGAGGATGCGCCCTTGACAAACTTGGCTTCTCCTCTTACCAAAAATGCACTACGGCTATTCAcatgcttgcatatggaattTCGGGAAATCTTGTGGATGAGTAGTACGTATGACTGAGTCCACATGTCTCAAATCCATGTACAATTTTTGTAGGGCCGTGGTGGTAGTGTTTGGCCCTGAGTATCTAAGAGAGCCAACTATCGTTGATACAACTCGGTTGTTGGCGATCAATACCAATAGATGCTTTTCGGAAATGCTTGAtagcatagattgtatgcactCGAAGAAGAAATGTCCATTTGCTTGGCATGGGTATGTCAAAGGTTGCACTATCATACTAGAAGTTGTTGCCTCACAAGATTTTTGGATATGACATTGTTTCTTCGGCATGGATGGTTCTCCCAATGATATAAACGTGCTTCAACGTTCTCTagtgtttgcaaggcttgcagATGGCCACTACCCAATGGTCAACTTTGAGATCGATGGCCACCATTACATTAAGGGATACTACGTAGCTGATGGATTCTACCCTCGGTGGTCAACTCTCATGAAGACTATATCAAATTCAGAAACAGAGAATAAATAGAGATTTTTTATCCACGAAACTTGGGTTGTAAAACTATTCGCAATGTATTTTATGGGAATGTAGATCTATTTGATTAGTAGAACAATTTACAATGTTTGATTTATTTGGTTTTTTACAATGTATAGTTCAAAACTGAGATTAGATTTTTTGGAAAAGGCTATAAAACTGAAATTTTGGCACCGCGGTCGTAGTTCATGACATCGGACATGGTTCATGCCCGCGAGAGCGCCAGCAGGCGGCACACGTGCCAGCCTAAAAAATAATTAATCCCCCTCCCAACTAGAGTTTTCATGCCGACAATAAACCTAGAGTCCAGCACACTTTCCAACCTACAAATTGATCAAGGCCTCTCGCCGATAATAAAGCCATCGACCGACACACTTACCATCCTTCAAAAAGAATGACCATAGTCCAGAGCCTAGCCCTTCCTAGTTCATGTCATCTTGGTCAAACATATCCTTTTGCTGCTTCTCTAACCAACTCCATCTCTTCAGGGACATGTTGGTTAAGTCCATGATCATGATTTCTAGTACCACCTCGTTTGCTTTGGTGTCGGCGTTGCTTTCCTCGATCGCGAGCTTCTTAGTTTGGATGGACTCCTCCATGTCGAGCTTCCTCTTCTTCACGGCCTCCATGTCGAGCTTCTTTGTTTGGAGCTCCAAGTATATCTTCATTTGCTTCTCCTTTTCTTGTTGCTTCCTCTTATTCCGTACTTCGTTTTGAGTCATCATGCCATGCAAAGTTTCTTGCAAGGCAATGGACGTTGCATCACGCTTCTAGTCAATCTTTGAGTTGGTCTTGCCCCTCGGCCTCTTCATCACATCTCCATCTCCAACCACGGTCGTCGGCCCTCCTTTCTTCTTTAGAGTGGCATATTGATCCTTGAACTTGAGGCATTCCTTGATGAGCGAGCAACAATGGATGAGGGTGAATGGCTTGTTCTTGTGTCGGGCCTTGAAGGCTTCCAAGGTTTGGAATGCCTACAGAATCAAAGAGAAGACCACAAATGTAATAGCGAAGGACACAAGATGTAACATACATGAACATTACATAGTAATGAAAGATGaagagtgaaaggatcgatatggttcactagaggggggggggtgaataggcaacgaccactttttaacaattcttaacaagttagggttagtaaCATAGAGATTATCTataatgacaactaggtgatcaacctatatgatgctaccaactataatcgctaaggcaagtaagaaatagtctacaataataacatacacaatgtaaaggttagagataaccacaagtggaaccgatgaatacgaggatgtgttaccgaagttccttccctttgacaggaagtacgtctccgttggagcggtgtggaggcgcaatgctccccaataagccactagggccaccgtattctcctcacggcctcacacaatgcaaggtgccgtgattccactataggtgctcttgaaggcggcgaccggacctttacaatcaagtttggggctaactccacacaaagcttggaggctcccaacaagaccacagagcttcaccacaatggaatgtggctccgaggtgacatcaaccgtctagggtgctcaaacacccaagagtaacaagatccgcaagggattagtggggggaatcaaatttctcttggtggaagtgtagatttaggccttctccaccaatccctagaaaatcaacaagtttgattcgcTAAGGAGAGAGATTGGGCACTTATGagattagggagcaacaatggagtcttggagggtcaaaggtggggttcttgaagtggaagaaccctttatatagtgagggaacaatTCCAATTGTTACCCTTACTCTCAGCACGAGTAgggtggtactaccactggcagcagcggtactactgctggccctccaatggtactaccgccagctccagcggtactaccgccaggctggggcggtactaccgccagcccaacggtactactgccagctccagcgatactaccgctaggactgagcggtactactgctcacctccagtggtactaccgctagagac
This genomic stretch from Hordeum vulgare subsp. vulgare chromosome 6H, MorexV3_pseudomolecules_assembly, whole genome shotgun sequence harbors:
- the LOC123402669 gene encoding syntaxin-related protein KNOLLE-like; amino-acid sequence: MNDLMTDSFVGAAAAAPQAKRQQDGGSAAGVDKLQAFLAEAEAAKNEMTALRNELSQLQSAHEASKSLLRPGAPRAATQAALVRLLGSARRLRARLASMDRRAPAPAAHATAGLRGRLQDLTAGVQTLRRQVSAERRGDAARCYLAVAGEAPTEDQLDRLVASGSAGANDADEAMRAAMLSSSEVEKVEGGLLELQQLFLDMAALVESQGPLLEDVERHVAAAAEDVGAAEGELREAQRLQGAARRRRMWLGGGLAALLLVALAVAAVVVALALSRRKGGSVQLAGAAMSGFGEFAGVGVFRFPGL